One window of Planctomycetia bacterium genomic DNA carries:
- a CDS encoding AAA family ATPase yields MEHDISRESVVLFQENFDRLKAEIGRRIVGYADVVDQVLTAMFAGGHVLLEGVPGLGKTLLVRTISEATHLSFRRIQFTPDLMPADITGTNIIHDDEHGGRQFRFQPGPIFAHLVLADEINRATPKTQSAILEAMQEQRVTVGGTTHVLPDPFWVLATQNPIEMEGTYPLPEAQVDRFFFKVNVMPQGEEELLGIIDRTTGDDLVEIQPALSRDDISQMQHTVRQVLVADFVKRYAARVALATHPDNDKATPMVRQFVRYGVSPRGVQTLILAGKVRALMADRYNVSCEDIREIVRPALRHRIIRNFEAEAENVSTDAILLDILELVSEPAAVAAR; encoded by the coding sequence ATGGAACATGACATCAGTCGCGAAAGCGTTGTGCTATTTCAAGAAAACTTCGATCGGCTAAAAGCCGAAATCGGCCGGCGCATCGTCGGATATGCCGACGTTGTGGATCAGGTTCTCACGGCGATGTTCGCCGGCGGCCACGTCCTGCTCGAAGGCGTGCCGGGTCTCGGCAAGACGCTCCTGGTCCGAACCATCAGCGAAGCCACGCATCTCTCGTTTCGCCGGATACAATTCACGCCCGATCTCATGCCTGCCGACATCACCGGCACCAACATCATCCACGACGACGAACACGGGGGCCGACAATTTCGCTTTCAGCCCGGGCCGATCTTTGCCCATCTCGTCCTGGCCGATGAAATCAATCGCGCCACGCCGAAGACACAATCTGCCATTCTCGAAGCCATGCAGGAGCAGCGCGTTACCGTCGGAGGAACGACGCACGTTCTGCCCGACCCATTCTGGGTGCTGGCCACGCAAAACCCCATCGAGATGGAAGGCACGTATCCTCTGCCCGAGGCCCAGGTCGATCGCTTCTTCTTCAAAGTGAATGTAATGCCGCAGGGCGAGGAGGAACTGCTGGGGATCATCGATCGCACAACCGGCGACGATCTCGTGGAAATTCAGCCGGCACTCTCACGCGATGACATCTCACAGATGCAGCACACGGTTCGGCAGGTTCTCGTCGCGGACTTCGTGAAGCGCTATGCGGCAAGAGTCGCCCTCGCGACGCATCCTGACAACGACAAGGCGACGCCGATGGTGCGTCAGTTCGTTCGCTATGGCGTCAGTCCGCGCGGCGTGCAGACGCTGATCCTTGCCGGAAAGGTCCGCGCCCTGATGGCCGACCGGTATAACGTCAGTTGCGAGGACATTCGTGAAATCGTCCGACCCGCCTTGCGCCATCGGATCATTCGCAACTTCGAAGCGGAGGCTGAAAACGTCTCAACAGACGCGATCCTCCTCGACATCCTTGAACTCGTTTCCGAGCCGGCCGCTGTGGCCGCGCGATGA